The sequence AACTTCACCCCATCTTTGGTCCAATACCAGTTGGGCGTAAAATCAGCGGGAACGCTGGCCTGAATCTGCGTAAAGCTGCCCCGGCAGAGCGTCAGCGGGCGCGCGGGCGTAATCACCAGCGTCGTGCTGGCAGCGCGGGCAAGCTGCGCCGCCGACAGAGAAGCCGCCTGCCCCCTGGCCTGGCCCAGCAGACAGAGCAGCACCGCCCACATCCAGCATGACCAACCACCCCAAAAGCGTAGGAAAGCAGCCCACTGACTGGTCTTGGTTGGATGACGATTCATGCGTTTATGTGCGCTGCTGACACGCGTTGGTGGTGGGTGCCTGTAGACGAGTGGCCCACCATAAAATACGGACAGAGGGCCCTAATTCGTGTGCGCAGCAGGCCATAATTAGCCAGTAGTGCCTAGGGTTAACCCCTGAATGAGCCCGTTAGCCCATTGCAAAGTTTGCGCCAGTACTGTATCAGGTTGCCGAAACGCTTATATTGCGGTATCCCTAAATCTTAGCTTTGTGCTCTACGTCGTTCATGCCTACGATCATTCCGATGCCGAGGCACTCAACCGCCGCATGGCCGTACGCCCTGCGCATTTTGAAGGTGCCCAACGCCTGAAAGAGGCGGGTCATTTTATCCTGGGCGGGGCGCTGCTCAACCCCGACGGCCAGATGATCGGCTCCATGATGCTCCTCGATTTTGCCGACGAAACGCAGTTGCAGGAGTGGCTTTCCTGGGAACCCTACGTTCAACAGGGCATCTGGGAAACCATTGACATCAAGCCCTTCCGGCAGGCTGCCATCTGACGGCCTCGCCACTGTCCCCATCGCCTATTAGTGCTAGCCTATCCCACTTCTACCTTTTAACCGAAACGGTTTACCGTTTACGCATGCCTTGAAAAAACAGTTCGTACTGGTTGCGCTGGCGACGTCGGCCATCGCCTGCCAAACCAAACAGGAGACCTCGACGACGTTGACCAGCCCCGACAGCACGACCGTGGCATCGACCACCGTTGCGGAGGGCCCGGGGGAGTCGCCCGACAACTTTGTGGTTATCCCCGGCAGGCAGGTGGGGGTGGTGCGGGCCAATTCGACGGAGGCGGGCCTGCGCGAGTTGCTCGGGGCGGCCAACGTCGTGCGCGATACCATCTACATGGCTGAAGGCGAGTTTGACATCGGCACGACGCTCTTCAAAAACACGGCCGATCAGGCGCAGATTATCTGGAAAGACAAAAAACGGTTTGCCCGCCCCGAAATCGTCCTGCTCCGGCCCGAGTACGACGAAAACAACGAACTCCTGACCGGAACCGGCGGCAAAACCGTGCAGTGGACAGTTCCGATCGGCACGGCCGGTAGCCTCAGCCTGGGTACGTCGCTGCGGGAAGTCGAGCGGCTGAACGGAAAACCGTTTAAGCTGTATGGCTTCGGCTGGGACTACGGCGGGCTGTCGTCGGACTGGCAACGGGGAAAACTTCAGGATACCGACGGGAAAACGTACCTGTCGGCTGCTTTTGGTGTTGGGGCGGAATTTACCGGCTCCGAAAGCAAAATGTACGATTCGGTGCTGGGCGACGGTGAATTTCTGTCGAGCAACGCCGCCATGCAAGCGCTTAATCCAACGATCAAAACCTTGACTATTTCCTTCCGATGACCACAACTCCTTCCCTACGCATTTACCAGCTCGATGCGTTCACCGATACCCTCTACAAGGGTAATCCGGCGGCGGTCGTGCCGCTGACCGACCAGAACCAATGGCTCACCGACGTGCAGATGCAGACCATCGCCGCCGAGAACAACCTGGCCGAAACCGCTTTCTACGTCCGCACCGA comes from Fibrella aestuarina BUZ 2 and encodes:
- a CDS encoding YciI family protein yields the protein MLYVVHAYDHSDAEALNRRMAVRPAHFEGAQRLKEAGHFILGGALLNPDGQMIGSMMLLDFADETQLQEWLSWEPYVQQGIWETIDIKPFRQAAI